ttaatttggaaaagagTATTCGTGGCGGAATCACCTGTACCTGATTTATAAAGTAGTGTGAAATGTATTTTGAAACAGAAAAGATACACTAGGAAGGGGACAATTATTAGATTAATTATTCTAATGATCCAAtgtttataatattttgatcttGATAAGTTGGTATCGtagaaaaattggaataatTCCATTACTGTGTAGAGACCTACCACTAAAGTTACGAATAGACCTACCCATTTAACCGAACAGACGCAACCGATAGATAACCCGGTGAGTGACATCCACATTGACCATTGACGGGTAAGGCATTTGTTTCTCAATGAATAAAGTTTGCACATACATGCGAAAGTAGTCATTGTAAAGAAAAGTAACATTGAATCTAGTAGAATAAATTTTGACAGAGCGATGTAGGAATGTTCTAAAGTTACCATTAAAGAGATGAGATAGATAGTATAATAATCGAAATCCATCCATTTGGCGGTGAAGAAAGCGACTGGGACGCATAAAGCACCAAAAGTAGCGTTAAATTGTCtcataaatttgaaattgacCTCTGATGGGTACcttttatttgaatcaaaacCGAAATCACCATCAAAACCAGCGAGCCATTCACTCAAACCAATTAACATTTTCCCTAGGGGTGGATGGACATCATGATAGAACTCATGTTTTAAGTAATATGAACCGAATTTACCGAAATGAGCTTCATCCCAAACGACAGTTTCATTCTTGTCGATATCATTAAATCTCAAATAGAATGAAAGTACAGTCAATATTATGGGGCCTAAGATATCTAGTATTATGTTTCGAAGAGAAAGTGTCTTTGTAGAGATTGTGGAAggtttttctttatcaatttccaaattagACGGTATGGCATTGGTGTCATTAACTGGCCTTGAATGAAAGTTCTTACTTCTTTCTCGCAAATTGAGGTCTGAAGAGGGGAGTGCGAATGCAGTAGCTTCAGACATTTAAAATGGCATGAATATCTTACCCATAGTAGGAtatttatgtatatatgtataaGTTGGATCCCGTCTATCACTTTTGTTCAAAAATCGAATGGCGTACGTTACCATGTTACAAGCTCTAAGcgcaaaaaaaaatagtcaCATGACATCTGCGCGTCTCAACTAACGAGACAACAAAATGTAGGTACGAAGGTCCCCGAGGTAAGGCAAACCTCATCTCGAAGCTTTCCACCTCCTAtggtttgaatttttttcacgTGAGAGAAATAATCCACGTGACCTCAAAATCGCTAAAAGCGAGACACGATTAATCGATAACATCACAAGACAGAGTTTCTCACCAGTGGACGACAACAGCGCGAAAAAGATTTCAGAAAGTCTGGACCTTCCAGGAGAAATCCAAGAAAGCAAGTGGGGCTAATCACGCGAAATCATTCCATGTCTTCCGCGGTCACCACGAGAGAAGGAGAAATGTGTCTCGCCCCACACGAAGTCAAAAACCCAAGGCGTGCATCGGAAGGGTCACTCATAACCGAAAGTGGAAACTATATTATTTCCCAAAAGGGAGAGTCAATCCGGATTCTGCGGTCCGGGACACGCAGGAGACGCACGCACAAACTAGGAACCGTATTGACACCCATACCGACCACTATAAACTCTCACAGTTTATCACTTaattttcctcttctgaTTTCTTTAGGCAATACCCCTTGAACCCTCTCCCAGTGAGCAAAGTTTACCATTTACTTCTTACGGATGGGGTCCCACAGCAAGGAGGAGCCAAAAATGGCACAAATGTGCACTGAGCCTCCCTCAGGTTCTCTCACTGATCTTGCTCTTCTTTCTGGCCGGCCCATTCGCAGACCGCTCCCTCGTGCAAATGGCGAGagtcattttcatttcttgagagggaaaaggaaaaattttcctgCTTCGAGGAAATCCGCTAagggaaaaaaagaaaacaatcaGTCACTCCCAAAAAGAAAcactgaaaattttttcgtTTCTCTGTCGTTTTCTGAGCGGGTTTGACAGAGAAGAGCtatcaaaaaagaaaaaaaactgGCCATAATGAATTGTGAAAGAGGCCATATGGTGGCAACTGacaaaaagagaaaataaaaaatattggatTGTAACCTCGAGTATATAAACGGAACAGTGGTACATGgtaaatttattttgaCTTGATTCTTTCTGctttgttgttttttttttttttctatttccTTTCATGAATAAACCATATCAATCCATATTTTTACTATAGAAATGCAATTCAAGAACATTTTAGCTATCGCTGCCACTGTCGCTGCTGTCCAAGCTGCTAACGTTTCTAACACCACCGTTTCTAACGCTACCAACGCTTCTAATGCTTCCAACTCCACTTCTAGTCAAATCTCTACTGGTGCTGCTAACGCTAACACCTTAAACGCTGGTATCTTCGGTGCTGCCGTCGCTGCTGGTGTCGCTTTCTTATTCTAAGAAGTTTAACTCCTGagattatttttaattttcaatttttgtagAAAGAGTTTGTATTATAACGTGTCagtataataataatattattattttgtaacCAATTTcggtttttttttttactatcAAGAACGTTTAACCGCTTCCATACAGTTATATGTAACAGATTGTATaattaattaataatagttctttttatattgtttCTTCGTGTTTATTATTATGAGTATCTCTCTAATTTGTGTTATTCCATGTAATCATGAAAATGGTAACCcgaagagagaaaaaaatgttatATAGTGAAAATTAGTATATGAGAAACTTTGTTTGAAACAATAGGACCTCAAGTTAAGGAGTAATAGTAAATCACCACTTTATATCCCAAAAATAGTAAGGCACTCATCTTCTCATGGTACCATGTCTCTTTCTAATGATCTGACCgtttcaaatcaaaaagaACTACGAAAATTGGATCCATACTTACCATTTCTTTGGGTACAAACTCTCATctcatcattattgaatacAAATCCTACtaaaacaacaacaagaaGCAGTAGTGCCAGTGGTGGAAAAAATACGAATCACCCATCCTCCAAGAACAATCCACGCCGTCTCaatttgattgataaaTCTTCCACACACAaggaagatttgaaaacgataaattcaattaaatcaaatatcGACTATACACTCCTGAATACCGTTAAAAAATTGCAcgtttcaaatttaaaatgtTGTGATTGTAATAGTACGGAGAATGTGGAATGgatttcaattaatttacTCTGTACTCTCTGTATCAAATGTTCAGGAGCACATAGATCTATGGGTTCGCATATCTCAAAGATTAGATCTTTAATATACGATAATTTCAGACCTGATGAGTTATTgtatttaattgaaaataaaatttcaaactCTGCATGCAATTTACTTTATGAATCAAATTTAGATCCagatttaaaaattgattttaattcaaatgattcGGAAAGATCAACTTTCATTACCAATAAATATAAACTCAAAATCTTTATAAACGATGGTAAtcaagatttcaaaaattctacAAAGCAATTGGTTAAAgcaattcatttaaatagTATCCATTTATTACAATCATGCATAGCGAAAAGTAACATGTCCCTAAGAGACTTATCCCTACAATacaataaatcatcaaatttatcccttttcaaatattcattgaagcattataatttcattaataacaagaaaattttttatgtaACAGAATTTCTATTAATTAATAACATGACACTCGATACAGATTTCCCCACAACCTCagatctttcaaatgaCACTCTTAATTACTggaaattaaaattaacaAATTCTGGTGATTTACAACCGCAACTAAATCCTGGATCAGTGACATCAAAGTCAAATAGTAATCCTACTATTGATAATGACACCAAAGCGAACGTAAAAAGGAATTCAGGCAAAAGATGGAGTTTAGCACTTCTTCCAAGATCGACATTACATAAAtctttaaagaaaaaataaactatACAAATACACTTAATAGATTAATTAGTTtacatttttcaacttgTCTCTTctgtttttattttcatttcgAACTgttatatgtatatattattaaagaCTACACAATCTCTGTCGCGCGTCACAGTAATAAACTTTCTATTATGAAAATCTGACTTttaaaataacaaaaatatatctaCCACAaattatattgaaagagCTGTAGTAATAGTTTATAGAGGAGAAAGTATCTATCTGTGATGAATAActcaaatatttataatattttaccGCCATCCTCATTGTTCGACATAAAAGAATGTGTAGGAAGGGGCAATTTTGGTGATGTATAT
The genomic region above belongs to Kazachstania africana CBS 2517 chromosome 7, complete genome and contains:
- the KAFR0G01185 gene encoding uncharacterized protein (similar to Saccharomyces cerevisiae YDR524C-B and YCL048W-A; ancestral locus Anc_1.22), whose amino-acid sequence is MQFKNILAIAATVAAVQAANVSNTTVSNATNASNASNSTSSQISTGAANANTLNAGIFGAAVAAGVAFLF
- the AGE1 gene encoding GTPase-activating protein AGE1 (similar to Saccharomyces cerevisiae AGE1 (YDR524C); ancestral locus Anc_1.23), giving the protein MSLSNDLTVSNQKELRKLDPYLPFLWVQTLISSLLNTNPTKTTTRSSSASGGKNTNHPSSKNNPRRLNLIDKSSTHKEDLKTINSIKSNIDYTLLNTVKKLHVSNLKCCDCNSTENVEWISINLLCTLCIKCSGAHRSMGSHISKIRSLIYDNFRPDELLYLIENKISNSACNLLYESNLDPDLKIDFNSNDSERSTFITNKYKLKIFINDGNQDFKNSTKQLVKAIHLNSIHLLQSCIAKSNMSLRDLSLQYNKSSNLSLFKYSLKHYNFINNKKIFYVTEFLLINNMTLDTDFPTTSDLSNDTLNYWKLKLTNSGDLQPQLNPGSVTSKSNSNPTIDNDTKANVKRNSGKRWSLALLPRSTLHKSLKKK